The Puntigrus tetrazona isolate hp1 chromosome 16, ASM1883169v1, whole genome shotgun sequence genome includes a region encoding these proteins:
- the gon4lb gene encoding GON-4-like protein: MGWKRKSSSPEPHPNPAKAPKRESISRSSFSVKLSPSSWRRKVSTPTKSKSRTLIQTLSPDRNVLPTNCDEQNFDAGHGEVDSDSVQSSSPISSPLQSEEDAELGLVITVDEDRCEGEEWLKKRNGVNVKKGGMTQEEEEIPEKNGEMEKILKEPEEEEESEEELRKLDRDLTLKSKKLKLSSVNVRNIIHEVVTNEHVVAMMKAAIRDTQDMPMFEPKMTRSKLKEVVEKGVGMGNWNISPIKKPCEIKPPQFVDIPLQEEEDSSDEEYCPDEDEEDETAEETFLESDVESTASSPRGSRRPYSHTPPQCDDASNSPRLKPKLSRHLRVEAVPMGPPAPPPQSSGPARSLRAPDPFIEKLHAVEKELELSPLCMEPFQTLSSGGGGEPAHSLVACRTRSKRPLRDVPLDQLEAELCAPDITPDMYDNVSTPEDREWTQWLQGLMTSNLDNEEEADEDDDPEYNFLDDLDEPDLEDYRNDRAVRITKKEVNELMEELFETFHDELAANEQDEEGHEEDEEREASDAPQFNVPQAIRFEEPLAHMLTACRRTVRGQLDALQQRRENQVRTTQHASGPGMILVQPSCPLVVTSPQRAQLQQQIQQHVQLLAQVNMLCTPVEALQSEAQTTKHFLGELLSFAERAEKERTVVNPGFRSMFRVCNLQSSLNLLEELKQCPSPLYLPPKPIRPNSAHSYPLLPAGLAWLFATRSVFLYPELLPHCRLDPVLHPPRSKHYYTKGEDGLLVLGLKHFAQTEFPYHLMSRYLIRPKRQEQLRVRVKDMVAPRAPPNIIKFYCQNRVVPLLPLICRPVVSGEELPPVEREQDILPNWLKKSLPYIHRTVCQGSLKATSTNKCHTLVFPKGTCYPQFLPKGVTLHLHPSQRPTRPSQPKSRPLRGFTHPALTPLAKAPPASSGTVLTNVSTPLPSHGVILLTQAPSTPINGVFPLVQPPLTPAHGTVPLSTSYPVNFQYATPEFGVGNPAHPPANLPSTAVQRPPSDIPLLSTETVKMCGMQQTSIKHNKRTMPRKFAPLRPAHRLPQLLPLSSGNIGNVSNLSVIMDQPISLNVTQNIPSDNVILIKANENGTTPRLVTSPSQDFVIQLVPGTHALKNTSNSYIGKTTQRSKFDSLQTVKDVTPIQHNVKNGQKNVFSPVTAADSSQFVLVQTVSSTGIPQYVLLPQDSIVLNQPAPLPAEGAPESVSQQLNCSDIPTGSIVLNDKGRPEVPLNNITPATSLPIRKEDVEEMVGDRWEEEMAGALFGSPLLALSESSCSPDSSLTSTDSGAESSATVETDAVESPPVKSTSGRQETSGVRKHSTGDGKEHQSGGGEKQSSGNEERESRGNGEHDEDEGEKNGDGEGGRKTDGDGSGDKGREEKDGDGERDEEEEDFDDLTQDEDEEEVMSSASEESVLSVPELQETMEKLTWLASERRLCREGDSEEDNSPTSPTSPTSPTSPNSQNSPASQNSQEENSEDEDDSAMKGDEMEAGEGEGGKLPEGEALPGDDPPQISGRGGGRGRGRGRPPPRSLKRGRRQERGSKDTSKLLLLYDDHILDNDPMRESKDMAFAQAYLNRVREALQDIPGKVEEFLGLLYEFDQAGESRSVVQLFSQLKVLLKDWPELLKDFAAFLLPEQALECGLFEEQQAFERSRRFLRQLEISFGENPSHYQKIVRALQSGSPLSPAGIEELKAQMATLLKGHTHLQGEFWMFFDEMRPPPARPGQFEEAVWPEDVGTGTDGEAGMSVGSRVGVWAGFEEVTLPDLEEDEESHKIRQISSRRRRRKEMHTHGNYKDCDWPEKDCLCPCHDSSHDAKHRRHKRKGCLRCHSNKTSNGSKVLKSRDSAFPSADAQSDRGGEEKEEERGQGEDGEAEKEVKDETGSGANSPHHDVDADGDGPVLEGGEKPPVPIPEEQKIQNKDDDEKQNEEERHQTTVQKHSRDEDDSSESRERDTTQQSTLSPALDTPVCAKNISLTPSGERVILWTREADRVILTACQQQGANQSTFQAVSEQLGNKTASEVSRRFRDLMRLFHTSACQASSEDEAAEQQSATDEEQD, from the exons aTGGGGTGGAAACGCAAGTCGTCTTCTCCCGAACCGCACCCAAATCCTGCCAAAGCACCTAAGAGAGAATCTATCAGCAGGTCTTCTTTCTCTGTCAAACTGTCTCCTAGTTCTTGGAGAAGAAAGGTCTCTACCCCTACCAAGAGCAAGAGCCGGACCTTAATCCAGACACTGTCTCCAGACAGAAATGTTCTTCCGACCAATTGTGATGAGCAGAACTTTGATGCAG GCCATGGTGAGGTTGACAGTGACAGTGTCCAGTCCTCCTCTCCAATTTCATCCCCACTGCAGTCAGAGGAGGATGCAGAGCTGGGTCTGGTCATCACTGTGG ATGAGGACAGGTGTGAAGGGGAGGAGTGGCTAAAGAAACGAAATGGAGTGAATGTAAAGAAGGGTGGAATGACTCAGGAGGAAGAAGAGATCCCTGAGAAGAatggagagatggagaaaattttaaaagagcctgaggaagaggaagagagtgaGGAAGAGCTAAGGAAGCTGGATAGAGATTTAACACTCAAATCAAAAAAGCTCAAGCTCTCCTCTGTCAACGTTCGTAACATCATCCAC GAGGTGGTAACCAATGAGCATGTTGTGGCCATGATGAAAGCTGCTATAAGAGACACACAAGATATGCCCATGTTT GAGCCTAAAATGACCCGTTCTAAACTCAAAGAAGTTGTAGAGAAAGGGGTg ggGATGGGCAATTGGAACATCTCTCCAATAAAGAAGCCATGTGAGATTAAG CCACCCCAGTTTGTGGACATTCCTCTCCAAGAAGAGGAGGACTCCTCTGATGAAGAGTATTGTCCTGATGAAGACGAAGAAGATGAAACAGCAGAGGAG ACTTTTTTGGAGAGTGATGTGGAGAGCACGGCCTCCTCGCCACGCGGCAGCAGACGTCCATACTCTCATACACCTCCTCAATGTGATGATGCCAGCAACAGCCCCAGACTG AAGCCCAAGCTCTCCAGGCACTTGAGAGTTGAAGCAGTGCCTATGGGTCCCCCCGCTCCTCCTCCTCAATCCAGTGGTCCCGCACGGTCCCTTAGGGCCCCTGACCCCTTTATTGAGAAACTGCATGCTGTGGAAAAAGAACTTGAACTCAGTCCTCTCTGCATGGAGCCTTTCCAG ACTTTGAGCAGTGGTGGTGGAGGGGAGCCAGCTCACAGTCTGGTAGCTTGCCGTACTCGGTCAAAGCGTCCTCTGAGGGATGTCCCTCTGGATCAGCTCGAGGCAGAGCTCTGTGCGCCGGACATCACGCCAGATATGTACGATAATGTCTCCACACCAGAGGACCGTGAATGGACACAATGGCTGCAAGGACTCATGACTTCTAACCTGGACAATGAAG AAGAGGCTGATGAAGACGATGACCCTGAATATAACTTCCTGGATGATTTAGATGAGCCAGATTTGGAGGATTATCGAAATGATCGTGCTGTTCGTATCACAA aGAAGGAAGTCAATGAGCTCATGGAAGAGCTGTTTGAGACA TTCCATGATGAGTTGGCTGCTAATGAACAAGATGAGGAGGGTCATGAAGAAGATGAGGAACGTGAGGCCAGTGATGCACCACAATTCAATGTCCCTCAAGCCATTAG GTTTGAGGAACCACTGGCTCACATGTTGACAGCGTGTAGGCGGACAGTCAGAGGACAGCTGGATGCTTTGCAACAGCGACGGGAGAACCAGGTTCGGACCACCCAGCATGCATCTGGGCCTGGCATGATTCTAGTGCAGCCCAGCTGTCCTCTGGTGGTCACGTCTCCTCAGAGAGCACAACTACAACAGCAAATTCAGCAA CATGTCCAGTTACTGGCACAGGTCAATATGCTGTGCACCCCAGTGGAGGCACTACAAAGTGAAGCTCAAACCACCAAACATTTCTTG GGGGAGTTGCTGTCATTTGCGGAGCGGGCAGAGAAGGAGAGGACAGTGGTTAATCCGGGTTTTAGAAGCATGTTTAGGGTCTGTAACTTGCAGTCCTCCCTCAACTTGTTGGAGGAGTTAAAGCAATGTCCCTCTCCTCTGTATCTTCCTCCCAAACCCATTCGCCCAAACTCAG CTCATTCGTACCCATTGCTCCCTGCTGGCCTTGCATGGTTGTTTGCCACACGCTCTGTGTTTCTTTACCCAGAGCTTCTGCCGCACTGTAGGCTTGACCCAGTCCTGCATCCCCCACGAAGCAAACATTATTACACCAAAGGAGAAGATGG TCTCTTAGTCTTGGGGTTGAAGCACTTTGCTCAGACAGAGTTCCCATATCACCTGATGAGCCGCTATCTAATCCGGCCCAAACGTCAGGAACAGCTACGTGTGCGTGTGAAGGACATGGTGGCCCCCAGAGCCCCACCTAACATCATCAAG TTTTACTGCCAGAATCGTGTGGTCCCTCTTTTGCCACTGATATGCAGACCTGTGGTGTCTGGAGAGGAACTCCCTCCTGTGGAGAGAGAGCAAGATATCCTGCCCAACTGGCTAAAG aaaagcTTGCCATACATCCATAGGACAGTTTGTCAGGGAAGTTTAAAGGCAACCTCCACCAACAAATGTCATACCCTTGTCTTCCCGAAAGGAACATGCTACCCCCAATTCCTTCCTAAAGGCGTCACTCTGCATCTGCACCCTTCACAGAGACCAACTCGCCCTTCACAGCCCAAATCTCGGCCTCTGCGTGGTTTCACCCATCCTGCTCTCACACCACTGGCTAAAGCTCCTCCTGCAAGTTCTGGAACTGTATTGACCAACGTCTCCACACCACTACCATCACATggtgtaatattattaacacaAGCACCTAGCACTCCTATAAATGGGGTGTTCCCATTGGTTCAGCCCCCTTTAACCCCTGCACATGGGACTGTCCCACTGAGCACCTCCTATCCTGTTAACTTCCAGTATGCCACTCCAGAATTTGGGGTTGGTAATCCAGCACACCCTCCTGCCAACTTGCCCTCTACTGCAGTCCAGAGACCCCCAAGTGACATCCCTCTACTTAGTACTGAGACAGTCAAGATGTGTGGCATGCAGCAAACATCCATTAAACACAATAAGCGGACCATGCCTAGAAAATTTGCTCCTTTGAGACCAGCCCACCGGCTGCCCCAGCTCTTGCCCCTGTCCTCTGGCAATATAGGAAACGTAAGCAACCTTTCTGTCATTATGGATCAGCCAATATCCTTGAATGTCACACAGAATATTCCATCAGATAATGTCATTCTTATCAAAGCCAATGAAAATGGCACCACACCCAGACTGGTCACATCTCCCTCTCAGGACTTTGTCATACAGTTAGTTCCTGGGACACATGCCTTGAAAAACACCTCAAATTCCTACATTGGAAAGACGACACAGAGATCCAAATTTGACTCTTTGCAAACCGTGAAAGACGTCACTCCCATACAGCATAATGTGAAAAATGGTCAAAAGAATGTCTTCTCTCCTGTAACAGCAGCAGACAGTTCTCAGTTTGTGCTGGTTCAAACCGTTTCATCTACAGGCATTCCTCAGTATGTTCTTCTGCCCCAAGACTCCATCGTTCTTAACCAACCTGCTCCACTTCCTGCTGAGGGTGCACCAGAAAGTGTATCCCAGCAATTAAACTGTTCTGACATCCCTACTGGCTCCATAGTCTTAAATGACAAAGGTAGGCCTGAGGTGCCTTTAAACAACATAACGCCAGCCACATCACTGCCAATTAGAAAAGAAGACGTTGAGGAAATGGTTGGTGACCGATGGGAAGAGGAAATGGCAGGTGCTTTGTTTGGTAGTCCGCTCCTGGCACTCTCTGAGTCCTCCTGCAGCCCAGACTCCAGTTTGACCAGCACGGACAGTGGTGCTGAATCTTCTGCGACGGTGGAGACGGATGCTGTAGAGTCTCCTCCTGTCAAATCCACCTCTGGCAGACAGGAAACATCAGGAGTGCGCAAACACAGCACTGGCGATGGGAAGGAGCATCAGTCCGGTGGGGGAGAGAAACAGAGCAGCGGGAACGAGGAGAGGGAAAGTAGGGGAAATGGAGAacatgatgaagatgaaggtgAGAAGAATGGTGATGGAGAAGGTGGCAGGAAAACGGATGGGGATGGAAGTGGCGACAAAGGAAGGGAGGAGAAGgatggagatggagagagggatgaagaagaggaggatttTGATGACCTCACacaggatgaagatgaagaggaagtgatgtcatcaGCATCAGAGGAATCTGTGTTGTCGGTTCCAGAGCTTCAG GAGACAATGGAGAAGTTGACCTGGTTGGCATCCGAGAGGAGACTGTGCAGAGAGGGAGACTCAGAGGAAGACAACTCGCCCACGTCCCCAACATCCCCCACCTCCCCAACCTCCCCAAATTCCCAAAACTCCCCAGCATCCCAGAATTCCCAGGAGGAGAACTCGGAAGATGAGGATGACAGTGCAATGAAGGGTGACGAGATGGAAGCAGGGGAAGGAGAAGGTGGAAAGCTTCCTGAGGGAGAGGCATTACCCGGTGACGATCCTCCTCAGATCAGCGGGAGAGGAGGGGGACGTGGAAGAG GTCGTGGTCGCCCACCCCCTCGTAGTCTGAAGCGTGGTCGACGTCAGGAACGGGGAAGTAAAGATACTTCAAAGCTGCTCCTTTTATATGATGACCACATCTTGGACAACGACCCAATGAGAGAGAGCAAAGATATGGCTTTTGCCCAGGCTTATCTCAACAGG GTGCGTGAGGCCTTGCAAGACATCCCTGGTAAGGTGGAGGAGTTTTTAGGGCTGCTTTATGAGTTTGACCAGGCGGGGGAGAGTCGCAGTGTTGTACAGTTGTTCTCCCAGTTGAAGGTTCTTCTCAAAGACTGGCCTGAGCTGCTCAAGGACTTTGCTGCTTTCCTTTTGCCTGAGCAAGCTCTGGAGTGTGGACTG TTTGAAGAGCAGCAAGCGTTTGAGAGGAGTCGTCGATTCCTGCGTCAGTTGGAAATCAGTTTTGGGGAGAATCCTTCTCATTACCAAAAGATAGTGAGAGCACTGCAGAGTGGAAGTCCTTTGAGTCCTGCTGGGATTGAAGAG CTCAAAGCACAGATGGCCACCCTTCTTAAGGGCCACACGCACCTACAGGGAgaattttggatgttttttgaTGAGATGCGTCCACCCCCAGCACGTCCCGGCCAGTTTGAGGAGGCGGTTTGGCCGGAGGACGTGGGTACTGGGACAGATGGAGAAGCAGGGATGAGTGTGGGCTCTAGAGTTGGTGTATGGGCAGGATTTGAGGAAGTCACTCTGCCTGACctagaggaggatgaagagtcCCACAAAATTCGACAGATcagcagcaggaggaggaggaggaaagaaaTGCACACGCATGGCAACTATAAG GACTGTGATTGGCCTGAGAAAGATTGCTTATGTCCTTGTCATGACTCCAGTCATGATGCCAAACATCGCAGGCATAAGAGAAAGGGGTGCTTGCGTTGTCATAGCAACAAG ACCAGTAATGGCTCTAAGGTTCTAAAGAGTCGCGATTCTGCATTTCCGTCTGCCGATGCACAATCTGACAGGGGaggggaagaaaaagaagaggaaagagGACAAGGGGAGGATGGAGAGGCGGAGAAAGAGGTTAAAGATGAGACTGGCAGTGGAGCAAACAGTCCACATCATG atgtaGATGCAGATGGTGATGGGCCTGTATTGGAGGGAGGAGAGAAACCCCCTGTCCCCATCCCAGAAGAgcagaaaatacaaaacaaagacGATGACGAAAAGCAAAACGAAGAGGAGAGGCATCAAACGACCGTACAGAAGCATAGTAGAGATGAAGATGATTCATCTGAatcaagagagagagataccACTCAGCAGAGCACACTGAGTCCAGCCTTAGACACACCAGTGTGTGCCAAAAACATCTCCCTCACTCCCAGTGGAGAGAGGGTCATTCTCTGGACCAG GGAGGCTGATCGAGTGATCCTTACTGCCTGTCAGCAACaaggagccaatcagagcacctTTCAGGCTGTGTCAGAGCAACTTGGCAACAAAACAGCCAGTGAA